The genomic region TTATCATTAATTGAGCCAGCTAATAGCGTGTCGTCTTGCATCACGGCAGCAATTTGTCGGCGATAGTGCTTTAGGCCTAGTTTTGTTATGTCGTGACCATCAAATAGCACGCGACCAGATGTTGGTTGCAATAACCCCAACATAATTTTCATCAATGTGGTTTTTCCGGCACCAGACGCTCCCGTTATCGCGATTGACTCGCCAACATCAACACTAAGATTCAAATCACTGAATAACGGCGCCTGTTGGTTATCATAGCTAAAACCAACACCTTCTAACCGTAGCTGCCCTTTAGTCTTTTGTTGACTATGGTGAACATCAGCGCAGTGTGCAGTTCCCTCTCGATAAGACTCTTGCTCTGTCAACGCAATATCAGCAATACGGTCTAAATGCAAACGCATCATTTTAAACTGTATCAGTTGTTCAATTAACTGCACAATGCGCTGAATTAACTGCCCTTTGTAAGCCATAAACGCCAGCACCATACCAACCGACAAATGCCCTGCAATTACCGCCAGAGCAGCAAGATAAACAACCAACACATTTTCTAAACCAAACAATAGTTTGTTAAATGCATCAAAGCTTATGGTTAAACGTCCTAATCGTATTTCACTATTAATGACATCGGCATATCGGTGCTGCCATATACCTTGCCTTTGCGCCTCATTAGCAAACAGTTTAATGGTTTGCATGCTACGAATATTTTCCAAAAAATGAGATTGCTCAGTGGCTGAGTTTTGGATCATCTCTTCGGTCGCTTGATGCAAAGGCCGATACAAGGCCAAGCGCACTAGAGTATATAAGGCGATGGTGCCACACACCACCATGGTTAGCGTAAGCGAATAAAACCCCATCATCACCAACACTGTTACCGCCATAATGCCGTCAACCACGGTTTCAACAACGCCTGTTGTCATTCGTTCGCGAATTTGTGCTAGTGAGCCAAAGCGGGATACGATATCGCCAATATGACGAGATTCAAAATAATTCATGGGTAGACGAAGTAAATGGTGCAATAAGTTCACCCCCATTTGCATACTTAACATGCTTGAAAGGCGCAGTATCAACCAACTTCGTAGCGTATTCGTAACAACTGAAATAATCGCAATAAGGGCGAAACCTATCGCTAACACCGACAGCAGTGATGTATCAAAGCTAATTAACACTTCATCAACAACCCACTGCATATAATACGGTGCCATTAATGCAAATAACTGTAATATCAAAGATAACGCCAATAGCTTTAATACCCCGGAGGTTAAGCCAGTCATTGCACTCCATAACTGGCTTAGTCGCATTGATAGCTTTTCTTCGCTGACTTTAAAATGTTGAGTCGGTGTTAACTCTAAACAAATGCCGGTAAATTGTTGGCTAAACTGCTCAACAGATACGGTGCGCTTGCCTTTGGCAGGATCATGAATAACAAACCGGCGAGACTGGCCACTACCACTAACTTTAGTCAGAACGACAAAGTGATTCATGTTCCAGTGCAAAATACATGGCAGTTTAAGTTGATGAACTTCTTCTATAGGGCATTGTAGCGCGCGACTTGCTAACCCTAGGCTATCAGCAAGATCGATAAGCTGATGTAATGTAGTCCCTTTTAAGCCGACGCGATAACGTTTGCGCATCGCTGGCATATCTAACTGATGGCCATAATAGCTCGCTACCATTGCCATTGATGCTAAGCCGCACTCTGCAACTTCAGCTTGCAGGATGAGCGGAACTGTTTTTAATGAGGAAAAATTAAGTAAGCTGGTTACTGATGTTTTGTCTTCCATAACAATTTATTTCGCAACATGTAAAAAGATCTTGTTGCGCCCCTATTTTTATAAATCAAATTACAAAAGGTTAAATTATTGTCTCATACCAACCTCTTCAACCAACTATTTCAATTAATATTATTTAGTTAAAATAGGTTTGATATGCTATATAAATCAATCAGGTGTCCCTATCGCATAATGTCTAAGCAGAATGGTTGTAAATAATATTGAGAACATTAAACAACCAATAAATAACAAGTAATGTTTAGTGCTATGTCCATATAAAGAAAAACATATAATCATTGATAACCCCAATGTAGCAGTTAACATAAGCACTCTAAGGGATGCTGAGTTTTGAGCGTTTAAAATCTCTTTATCTCTAAAAATGAAGGCAGAGATTCTCAAAATAGGTAGATTTTTATGATCTTCAGCAAGTACTTCCCCTTCTTGATATATATATGCTTTTGAACTAATCAATAAGGTAATAAGAAATAACAGTGCGCTGACTATAAAATTAGTAGTTTGTAAGGCTTGAAATAGAAAACTAAAACAGATTATTAAAGATGCGTAA from Thalassotalea sp. Sam97 harbors:
- a CDS encoding peptidase domain-containing ABC transporter, translated to MEDKTSVTSLLNFSSLKTVPLILQAEVAECGLASMAMVASYYGHQLDMPAMRKRYRVGLKGTTLHQLIDLADSLGLASRALQCPIEEVHQLKLPCILHWNMNHFVVLTKVSGSGQSRRFVIHDPAKGKRTVSVEQFSQQFTGICLELTPTQHFKVSEEKLSMRLSQLWSAMTGLTSGVLKLLALSLILQLFALMAPYYMQWVVDEVLISFDTSLLSVLAIGFALIAIISVVTNTLRSWLILRLSSMLSMQMGVNLLHHLLRLPMNYFESRHIGDIVSRFGSLAQIRERMTTGVVETVVDGIMAVTVLVMMGFYSLTLTMVVCGTIALYTLVRLALYRPLHQATEEMIQNSATEQSHFLENIRSMQTIKLFANEAQRQGIWQHRYADVINSEIRLGRLTISFDAFNKLLFGLENVLVVYLAALAVIAGHLSVGMVLAFMAYKGQLIQRIVQLIEQLIQFKMMRLHLDRIADIALTEQESYREGTAHCADVHHSQQKTKGQLRLEGVGFSYDNQQAPLFSDLNLSVDVGESIAITGASGAGKTTLMKIMLGLLQPTSGRVLFDGHDITKLGLKHYRRQIAAVMQDDTLLAGSINDNISFFDPQPNLLKIKQCAHLAAVHHDIEAMNMGYSSLVGDMGASLSGGQIQRILLARALYQSPCMLYMDEATSHLDASNELKINQQIQALSMTRIIIAHRQETINMADKVYHLDNGQLTMQTSRYNQVAN